Proteins co-encoded in one Flavobacterium fluviale genomic window:
- the ccsA gene encoding cytochrome c biogenesis protein CcsA, whose amino-acid sequence MDKKIFSFLFSTRLMAVLFLTFAIAMGVGTFIESKYNTDTARILIYNTWWFEAIMLVFVINFFGNIKRYQLLKKEKWATFLLHISFIFIILGAFITRYISYEGMMPIREGAAENQIYSDKTFLTIFVDGEYKGEMKRRVFEKNLLLSPVTNNDFSVSGKFDETPFEVTYSNYIMGAKEVVKPDPSGTLYLKLVEAGSGGREEHYLKEGEVQNIHNVLFALNKPTDGAININTTGKEYTIQTPFEGEFMRMADQFKGKVTKDNVQPLMMRSLYSIGDIRIVFPDPPMKGKVDYESNNDFKAKSHTDALVVKVKAEGQEKEVMLMGSKGQIGEAKTVKIGNIEYSLFYGSKAYILPFKIKLNDFIAEKYPGTEKSYSSYKSKVTVQDSTETFNYDIFMNHVLDYKGYRFFQSSFDPDEKGTVLSVNHDFWGTNITYLGYFLLYIGLMAIMFTKHSRFGDLKRKLESVKKKKEKLITILVLMLSLSGFAQQSPHVHSHDHDHAHTADPNDHANHVTAPPSKKQLDSLLNIYKAPEAHAAKFGRLIIQDAGGRMKPINTFSSELLRKVSHDDKYNGMNSDQVFLSMTQYAQVWIQIPLIYIKSGNDSIRKIIGIDSKDKYAPFVKFFDEQGNYKLSPYLDAAYKAANPNQFEKDYIETDKKVNLMESALSGSILRIFPVPNDPNHKWVSYLERNNNGFKGMDSTYVNQILPLYFSALNNGSIAKNFDTADNLVESINGFQKKFGAKVRPSEEKIDAEIAYNKYDVFQKLPYWYITVASFMFIFIIVNIFFEKKWLRITINGFHVLVGLLFAIHTLGLIARWYISGHAPWSNAYESIVYVAWSTMFFGLAFDRKSKLTVASSAFVTAMILMAAYMNWIDPEIANLQPVLNSYWLMIHVAVIVGSYGPTALGFILGFVALLLIFFTTEKNKAKMELNLKEITYINEMALTIGLIMLTIGNFLGGQWANESWGRYWGWDPKETWALISIMIYAFVIHARFVPALRGKWFFNLMSMFAFVSILFTYYGVNFHLVGLHSYASGEAHSLSWVYYTLISISVIGAVTYPKYRKYYKSKKVKK is encoded by the coding sequence ATTACACGTTACATTAGTTATGAAGGAATGATGCCTATTCGCGAAGGCGCTGCAGAAAATCAAATTTACTCTGATAAAACTTTCTTGACCATTTTTGTGGATGGTGAATATAAAGGAGAAATGAAAAGAAGGGTTTTTGAAAAGAATCTTTTATTATCTCCTGTTACCAATAATGATTTCAGTGTTTCTGGGAAATTTGATGAAACTCCGTTTGAAGTTACTTACTCTAATTATATAATGGGAGCCAAGGAAGTGGTTAAACCGGATCCAAGTGGTACTTTATATCTTAAATTAGTCGAAGCTGGTTCTGGAGGGCGTGAAGAACATTATCTTAAAGAAGGTGAAGTTCAGAACATTCATAATGTTTTATTTGCTTTAAATAAACCAACTGACGGAGCAATTAATATTAATACGACTGGTAAAGAATACACCATTCAAACGCCTTTTGAAGGGGAATTTATGCGAATGGCAGATCAGTTTAAAGGAAAAGTTACTAAAGATAATGTACAGCCTTTAATGATGCGTTCATTATATAGTATCGGTGATATTCGTATTGTGTTCCCAGATCCGCCAATGAAAGGAAAAGTCGATTATGAATCTAATAATGATTTTAAAGCTAAATCTCATACAGATGCTTTGGTAGTAAAAGTTAAAGCCGAAGGACAAGAAAAAGAAGTAATGCTGATGGGCTCTAAAGGCCAGATTGGTGAAGCTAAAACGGTTAAAATTGGTAATATTGAATATTCTTTATTTTATGGAAGTAAAGCCTACATTTTACCTTTTAAAATAAAATTGAATGATTTTATAGCAGAAAAATATCCTGGTACCGAAAAAAGTTATTCTTCTTATAAAAGTAAAGTTACTGTTCAAGATTCTACAGAAACTTTCAATTATGACATTTTTATGAATCACGTTTTAGATTACAAAGGATACCGTTTCTTCCAGTCTTCATTTGATCCAGATGAAAAAGGAACTGTTTTATCTGTAAACCATGATTTTTGGGGAACTAACATTACTTATTTGGGGTATTTTTTACTTTATATAGGACTTATGGCAATTATGTTTACAAAACATTCTCGTTTTGGTGATTTGAAACGTAAACTAGAATCGGTTAAAAAGAAAAAAGAAAAGCTAATTACAATTTTAGTTTTAATGTTGAGTTTGAGCGGTTTTGCGCAGCAGTCTCCGCATGTTCATTCTCATGATCACGATCACGCACATACTGCAGATCCAAATGATCACGCGAATCACGTTACTGCACCGCCAAGCAAAAAACAATTGGATTCTTTATTAAATATCTATAAAGCTCCAGAAGCACATGCAGCAAAATTTGGCCGTTTGATTATTCAAGATGCCGGCGGTAGAATGAAACCGATCAATACATTTTCTTCTGAATTACTTCGTAAAGTAAGCCACGATGACAAATACAATGGAATGAATTCTGATCAAGTTTTCTTGTCTATGACACAGTATGCTCAGGTTTGGATTCAAATTCCTTTGATTTATATTAAATCTGGAAATGATAGTATCCGAAAAATTATTGGAATTGATTCTAAAGATAAATATGCGCCATTTGTAAAATTCTTTGATGAGCAGGGAAATTATAAATTATCTCCTTATTTAGATGCTGCATACAAAGCTGCAAATCCAAACCAGTTTGAGAAAGATTATATCGAAACAGATAAAAAAGTAAACTTAATGGAATCTGCTTTAAGCGGTAGTATATTGAGAATATTTCCAGTTCCGAACGATCCAAATCATAAATGGGTTTCTTATTTAGAACGCAATAATAATGGCTTTAAAGGAATGGATTCTACTTATGTAAATCAAATTCTGCCATTGTATTTTAGTGCGTTAAACAATGGATCTATTGCCAAAAACTTTGATACTGCAGATAATTTAGTTGAAAGTATTAATGGTTTTCAAAAGAAGTTTGGCGCTAAAGTAAGACCAAGTGAAGAGAAAATTGACGCTGAGATAGCTTACAATAAATACGACGTTTTTCAAAAATTACCGTATTGGTATATTACAGTAGCAAGTTTTATGTTCATTTTTATTATTGTGAACATTTTCTTTGAGAAAAAATGGCTTCGTATTACCATAAATGGTTTTCATGTTTTAGTTGGATTATTATTTGCAATTCATACATTAGGATTAATTGCACGCTGGTATATTTCTGGCCACGCACCGTGGAGTAATGCTTACGAATCAATCGTTTACGTAGCTTGGTCGACAATGTTCTTCGGATTGGCTTTTGACAGAAAATCAAAATTAACAGTGGCGTCATCTGCTTTTGTTACTGCTATGATTTTAATGGCGGCTTACATGAACTGGATCGACCCTGAAATTGCAAACTTACAGCCAGTTTTAAACTCGTATTGGTTAATGATTCACGTTGCAGTTATTGTAGGTAGTTATGGTCCAACTGCATTAGGATTTATTCTAGGTTTTGTTGCACTACTGTTAATTTTCTTTACAACGGAGAAAAATAAAGCCAAAATGGAACTTAATTTAAAAGAGATTACATATATCAACGAAATGGCTTTAACAATTGGTTTGATCATGCTGACTATTGGAAACTTCTTAGGCGGACAATGGGCAAACGAAAGCTGGGGACGTTACTGGGGCTGGGATCCAAAAGAAACTTGGGCTTTAATCTCGATTATGATTTATGCATTTGTAATTCACGCCCGTTTTGTTCCTGCTTTAAGAGGAAAATGGTTTTTCAACTTAATGAGTATGTTTGCATTTGTTTCAATTCTATTTACTTATTACGGAGTAAATTTCCACTTAGTTGGTTTGCATTCTTACGCAAGCGGAGAAGCGCATTCATTAAGCTGGGTTTATTACACTTTGATTTCTATTAGTGTTATTGGAGCTGTTACTTATCCAAAATATAGAAAATACTATAAAAGCAAAAAAGTAAAAAAATAG